The Flavobacterium commune genome contains a region encoding:
- a CDS encoding sulfite exporter TauE/SafE family protein, producing MDYTPILLLFLLVLVAFVYSAVGHGGASGYLAIMAIAGVAPAMMKQSALVMNLAVSLFSFIGFYRAGVFRLKLFLPFVIASIPMAFLGGTMSLPDAIYKKILGICIFISIIRLVYQFEEKNEPNREIPLWAGLFSGGSIGLLSGLLGIGGGIILSPLMLLMRWSKLKETAAVSALFIFVNSLSGLYGQIQKGGFNLTPDLQIAVIATIIGGLLGSYFGSQKFNSKTLKYLLAVGLTIAGLKLLFT from the coding sequence ATGGATTACACCCCTATTTTACTACTGTTTTTATTAGTATTAGTTGCATTTGTCTATTCGGCTGTAGGTCACGGTGGTGCCAGTGGTTATCTGGCTATCATGGCAATAGCTGGCGTAGCTCCTGCTATGATGAAACAATCGGCATTAGTGATGAATTTAGCAGTATCCTTATTCTCTTTTATTGGTTTTTACAGAGCTGGGGTTTTTCGATTAAAATTATTTCTTCCATTTGTAATTGCTAGTATTCCCATGGCTTTTTTGGGAGGAACTATGAGTTTACCGGATGCTATTTATAAAAAAATATTAGGCATTTGTATCTTTATTTCAATTATTAGATTAGTCTATCAATTTGAAGAAAAAAACGAACCCAATCGGGAAATTCCTCTGTGGGCAGGACTTTTTTCAGGTGGTAGCATAGGACTTCTTTCCGGACTTTTAGGCATTGGCGGAGGCATCATCCTTAGTCCTTTGATGCTTTTAATGCGTTGGTCAAAACTAAAAGAAACCGCAGCTGTTTCGGCATTATTCATTTTTGTCAATTCGCTTTCGGGACTTTATGGTCAAATTCAAAAAGGAGGTTTTAACCTCACACCCGATTTACAAATAGCGGTTATTGCTACAATTATAGGGGGATTATTAGGCTCTTATTTTGGAAGCCAAAAATTCAACTCCAAAACACTAAAATATCTTTTAGCAGTTGGATTAACAATTGCAGGCTTAAAATTACTTTTTACCTGA
- the truB gene encoding tRNA pseudouridine(55) synthase TruB, with protein sequence MKPEEYLEGQVLLIDKPLKWSSFQAVNKLKYLLINKVGLPKKFKIGHAGTLDPLATGLLLICTGKFTKKIAELQGQAKEYTGTFYIGATTPSYDLETEIDETFPTEHINEALIYETVKHFLGEIDQKPPIFSAIKKDGKRLYEHARAGEEVEIASRKTTILEFEITRIALPEIDFRVVCSKGTYIRSLAYDFGKAMNSGSHLTALRRTKIGDYDVKNAIGVTLFEESLGLDSE encoded by the coding sequence ATGAAGCCCGAAGAATATTTAGAAGGACAGGTTTTACTGATAGACAAACCCTTGAAATGGAGCTCATTTCAGGCGGTGAATAAATTAAAATACCTACTCATCAACAAAGTAGGATTACCTAAAAAATTCAAAATTGGTCATGCCGGAACTCTCGATCCATTGGCAACCGGATTGCTGTTAATTTGCACCGGAAAATTCACTAAGAAAATAGCAGAACTTCAGGGTCAAGCCAAAGAATACACCGGTACTTTTTATATTGGAGCCACTACTCCATCCTATGATTTAGAAACCGAAATTGACGAAACTTTTCCAACGGAACATATTAATGAAGCCTTAATTTACGAAACAGTGAAACATTTTTTGGGCGAAATTGATCAAAAACCACCAATTTTTTCTGCAATAAAAAAAGATGGTAAACGCTTGTACGAACACGCTCGTGCCGGAGAAGAGGTAGAAATTGCAAGCAGAAAAACGACCATTCTCGAATTTGAAATCACCCGAATTGCACTGCCTGAAATCGATTTCAGAGTAGTTTGCAGCAAAGGAACTTACATCCGTTCTTTGGCTTATGATTTTGGAAAAGCCATGAATTCAGGTTCACACTTGACGGCATTACGTCGAACAAAAATTGGTGATTATGACGTGAAAAACGCTATTGGTGTTACGCTGTTTGAAGAGTCTTTGGGATTGGATTCTGAATAA
- the pyrH gene encoding UMP kinase has translation MKYKRILLKLSGEALMGDRQYGIDPVRLAEYAEEIKKVHAKGVEIAIVIGGGNIFRGVAGASSGMDRVQGDYMGMLATVINGMALQGALEDKGMKTRLQTALKMESIAEPYIKRRADRHLEKGRIVIFGAGTGNPYFTTDTAAVLRGIEINADVILKGTRVDGVYDSDPEKNASAVKFDYISFDDVIKKGLNVMDTTAFTLSQENKLPILIFDMNQSGNLEKICDGENIGTVVNI, from the coding sequence ATGAAATACAAAAGAATTCTTCTAAAATTAAGCGGTGAAGCTTTAATGGGAGATCGTCAATATGGAATAGATCCTGTAAGATTAGCTGAATATGCTGAAGAAATCAAAAAAGTTCACGCCAAAGGAGTAGAAATCGCCATCGTAATAGGTGGAGGAAACATCTTTAGAGGAGTTGCCGGAGCCAGCAGCGGAATGGACAGAGTGCAAGGAGATTATATGGGAATGCTTGCTACCGTTATTAACGGAATGGCTTTGCAAGGTGCTCTTGAGGACAAAGGCATGAAAACGCGTTTGCAAACTGCCTTAAAAATGGAGTCTATTGCTGAACCTTATATCAAAAGAAGAGCCGATCGTCACTTAGAAAAAGGTCGAATTGTAATCTTTGGTGCCGGAACAGGAAATCCTTATTTTACTACTGATACAGCTGCTGTTTTACGTGGAATTGAAATCAATGCCGACGTAATCCTGAAAGGAACCCGCGTAGATGGTGTATATGATTCAGATCCTGAAAAAAATGCTTCGGCAGTAAAATTTGACTATATTTCGTTTGATGATGTCATCAAAAAAGGATTAAATGTAATGGACACAACTGCTTTTACATTAAGCCAGGAAAACAAATTACCGATACTTATTTTTGACATGAACCAAAGCGGAAATCTGGAAAAAATCTGCGATGGGGAAAATATTGGAACTGTAGTTAATATATAG
- a CDS encoding patatin-like phospholipase family protein, whose product MNLNSKSIGLALSGGGTKGLAHAGAIKFLEEKNIRPNQIAGTSAGSIVGAMYAWGKTPEEILEFFKSIYLFHWKHITFTKAGLIDSEAFREYFRVVFEDATLADLNIPTQITATDMIKGQLKIFEPETKIVDALISSSSFPGIISPYEINGNHYSDGGILNHFPTDLLRDSSDMIIGVYVSPINMITAKDLSSIRAVTTRAFDILSENSNITKFNHCDWMIQPKELSIYSTFETNKVKMDTIFNLGYQAAKYSYENKIYKI is encoded by the coding sequence ATGAACTTAAATTCAAAATCAATTGGCTTAGCGCTTTCGGGTGGCGGAACAAAGGGTTTGGCCCATGCGGGTGCTATCAAATTTTTAGAAGAAAAAAACATTCGCCCTAATCAAATTGCGGGAACCAGTGCCGGTTCTATCGTTGGTGCCATGTATGCCTGGGGAAAAACACCTGAAGAAATCTTAGAATTCTTCAAATCAATTTATTTATTTCACTGGAAACACATAACCTTTACTAAGGCAGGTTTGATTGACTCTGAAGCATTTCGTGAATATTTCCGGGTGGTTTTTGAAGATGCAACTCTGGCTGATTTGAATATTCCAACACAAATCACTGCCACCGACATGATCAAAGGACAATTAAAAATATTTGAACCTGAAACTAAAATTGTCGATGCCCTTATCTCTTCGTCTTCCTTTCCCGGGATTATTTCGCCTTATGAAATTAACGGCAATCATTATAGTGATGGCGGTATTTTAAACCACTTCCCTACCGATTTATTAAGAGACAGCTCTGATATGATTATTGGCGTTTATGTAAGCCCTATTAATATGATTACCGCTAAGGATTTAAGTTCTATCAGAGCTGTAACCACCAGAGCTTTTGATATTCTTTCGGAAAACTCTAATATCACAAAGTTTAATCATTGCGACTGGATGATTCAACCTAAAGAACTCAGCATCTACAGCACCTTTGAAACTAATAAAGTCAAGATGGACACTATATTCAATTTAGGTTATCAGGCGGCAAAATACAGTTACGAAAACAAAATCTATAAAATTTAA
- a CDS encoding cation:proton antiporter, which translates to MANIKNSLFYVSVIGGFTALIYWLLSIGPSLEVGRGIVHKRIESNHWNDFIHSMVENLQHPLAILLAQIVTIILVARLFGWLFRKIGQPSVIGEMIAGIFLGPSVVGMYFPEFSAALFPVASLGNLQFLSQIGLIFFMFVIGMELDLKVLKNKASDAVVISHASIVIPFALGLTLAFFIYPIFAPMGVEFSSFGLFMGIAMSITAFPVLARIVQEREMQKTKLGTIVITCAAADDITAWCILAVVIAIVKAGSFTSALYVIGLAVLYVIVMLKIVRPFLKRVGDLNSTPESLNKPVVAIFFLTLLFSSYASELIGIHALFGAFLAGAIMPENSKFRNIFIEKVEDVSIIVLLPLFFVFTGLRTQIGLLNDPYLWKITALIIAVAVVGKFFGSALAAKFMGQSWKDSLAIGALMNTRGLMELVVLNIGYDLGVLSTEIFTMMVIMALVTTFMTGPALDFINLIFKDKATVVPEEIANKSKYKILFSFSTPQKGKKLLKIANSLVKKQADSSIVAAMHCSLSTEIHSFDVKDHERNMLAPVIKESQLLNQEVVSVFKVTNDIVTDIIDTANQGEYDLLLVGLGQSIFDETLLGKILGFTTQIVNPDRLIDKFTGKEGLFENSPFDEKTRHIIAKSKMPVGIFIDKDLDEIDQVFMPIFSKEDAFLIEYAKKLINNNGSQITILDAVGEIKKTRDIEESIRSIEQIAPNHIMIMNDKIIRKEFLQSQNLMIISLESWKHIIDADTNWLVDVSSVLIIKP; encoded by the coding sequence ATGGCTAATATTAAGAATTCTTTGTTTTACGTTTCTGTTATAGGTGGTTTTACAGCTTTAATATATTGGCTGCTTTCTATAGGGCCTTCGCTTGAAGTAGGTCGTGGAATTGTTCATAAACGCATAGAAAGCAATCACTGGAATGATTTTATACATTCGATGGTTGAAAACTTGCAGCATCCTTTGGCTATTTTATTGGCTCAAATTGTGACTATTATTTTGGTAGCACGCTTGTTTGGCTGGCTTTTTAGAAAGATAGGACAACCATCAGTAATAGGCGAAATGATTGCCGGAATTTTTCTGGGACCATCGGTAGTTGGAATGTACTTTCCGGAATTCTCCGCTGCCTTATTTCCTGTGGCATCTTTAGGGAATTTGCAGTTTTTGAGTCAGATAGGTTTAATATTTTTCATGTTTGTTATTGGGATGGAATTAGACCTGAAAGTGCTTAAGAATAAAGCCAGTGATGCGGTTGTGATTAGTCACGCCAGTATTGTTATTCCGTTTGCTTTAGGATTGACTTTGGCTTTTTTTATTTATCCTATTTTTGCACCCATGGGAGTTGAGTTTTCCTCTTTCGGATTGTTTATGGGAATTGCCATGAGTATCACAGCATTTCCGGTCCTGGCCCGAATTGTTCAGGAACGTGAAATGCAAAAAACCAAATTAGGAACTATTGTTATCACCTGTGCCGCTGCCGATGATATTACGGCCTGGTGTATTCTGGCTGTAGTAATTGCTATTGTTAAAGCAGGTTCATTTACCAGTGCATTATATGTAATTGGTTTGGCTGTTTTGTATGTAATTGTAATGCTTAAGATAGTTCGTCCATTTCTAAAACGTGTAGGCGATTTGAATTCCACTCCCGAAAGTTTGAATAAACCTGTGGTGGCTATTTTCTTTTTAACTCTTTTATTCTCTTCTTATGCTTCTGAATTAATAGGGATTCATGCGTTATTTGGAGCTTTTTTGGCTGGAGCTATTATGCCTGAAAACAGTAAATTTAGAAATATTTTTATCGAAAAAGTAGAAGACGTTTCTATTATTGTTTTATTGCCTTTGTTTTTTGTTTTTACAGGTTTGCGTACCCAAATAGGCTTGTTAAACGATCCTTATTTATGGAAAATCACAGCTTTAATTATTGCTGTTGCTGTGGTTGGAAAATTTTTCGGAAGTGCCCTTGCGGCTAAATTTATGGGGCAAAGCTGGAAAGATAGTCTGGCTATTGGTGCTTTAATGAACACCCGTGGGTTAATGGAGCTGGTCGTTTTGAATATTGGTTATGATTTAGGGGTTTTGTCAACTGAGATTTTTACAATGATGGTCATCATGGCATTAGTAACCACTTTTATGACCGGACCGGCTTTAGATTTTATCAATCTTATTTTTAAAGATAAGGCTACAGTAGTTCCTGAGGAAATAGCCAATAAAAGTAAGTACAAAATTTTATTCTCTTTCTCTACTCCCCAAAAAGGTAAAAAACTATTAAAAATTGCCAATAGTTTGGTTAAAAAACAAGCCGATAGTTCGATTGTTGCTGCAATGCACTGTTCTTTAAGTACCGAAATACATTCGTTTGATGTAAAAGATCATGAGCGAAATATGTTAGCACCCGTAATTAAAGAATCGCAGTTGTTAAATCAGGAAGTGGTAAGTGTTTTTAAGGTGACTAACGATATTGTAACGGATATAATTGATACCGCTAATCAGGGTGAATATGACTTGTTGTTAGTGGGTTTAGGTCAGTCTATTTTTGATGAAACCCTGTTGGGAAAAATTTTAGGTTTTACTACTCAAATTGTCAATCCGGATCGATTGATAGATAAGTTTACAGGAAAAGAAGGCTTGTTTGAAAATTCCCCTTTTGACGAAAAAACCCGTCATATTATTGCTAAAAGCAAAATGCCTGTCGGAATTTTTATTGATAAGGATTTAGACGAAATCGATCAGGTTTTTATGCCGATTTTCAGCAAAGAAGATGCTTTCTTAATTGAGTATGCCAAAAAATTAATCAATAATAATGGTTCTCAGATTACGATTTTGGATGCTGTAGGCGAGATTAAAAAGACCCGTGATATTGAGGAATCGATTCGCTCTATTGAGCAAATTGCTCCTAATCATATTATGATTATGAATGATAAAATTATTAGAAAAGAGTTTCTGCAAAGTCAGAACTTAATGATTATAAGTTTGGAAAGTTGGAAGCATATTATTGATGCGGATACCAATTGGCTGGTAGATGTTTCCTCAGTTTTGATTATAAAACCGTAA
- a CDS encoding cell division protein FtsX codes for MSSSFDKFQKRRLISSYFSVVLSISLVLFLLGTLGLFIINSKRLADNFKEKIAMTVFFKNEANDTILKNFGTELKRAAYAKKIVYVSKDAAAKQHTDIIGEDFLTFLGENPLQNSYDIHIKAAYVENDSVAKIERQLRTNPMISDIVYDKQLVNLVNDNIKKVSMWILIISGFLTFIAVLLINSSLRLSIYSHRFIIKTMQMVGATKSFIRKPFVMRSVKLGMLGAILAILALIGLLFYVQTNFPDLGILNDKVLILLVFAAVFGFGVLITWLSTHFATQRFLNLRTDDLY; via the coding sequence ATGAGTTCTTCATTTGATAAGTTTCAAAAACGCAGGTTAATTTCCTCTTATTTTTCGGTAGTTTTAAGTATTTCCTTAGTTTTATTTTTACTGGGAACATTAGGACTTTTTATTATCAATTCTAAAAGATTAGCTGACAATTTTAAAGAAAAAATTGCCATGACGGTATTCTTTAAAAATGAAGCCAATGATACAATTTTGAAAAATTTTGGCACTGAATTAAAAAGAGCAGCTTACGCAAAAAAGATTGTTTATGTCAGCAAAGATGCCGCTGCAAAACAACACACCGATATTATTGGTGAAGATTTCCTGACTTTCCTTGGCGAAAATCCGCTACAAAATTCTTATGACATTCACATCAAAGCGGCTTATGTAGAAAATGACAGCGTAGCCAAAATAGAACGTCAATTGCGCACTAACCCAATGATTTCAGACATTGTTTACGATAAACAATTAGTGAATTTAGTCAACGACAATATCAAAAAAGTAAGTATGTGGATTTTAATCATCAGCGGATTTTTAACTTTTATTGCTGTATTATTAATTAACAGTTCGCTTCGTTTGTCTATATATTCGCATCGTTTTATCATTAAAACCATGCAAATGGTAGGTGCTACAAAATCGTTTATTAGAAAACCTTTTGTAATGCGAAGTGTAAAACTGGGAATGCTGGGAGCTATTTTAGCAATTCTGGCTCTAATAGGACTTTTATTTTATGTACAAACTAACTTCCCTGATTTAGGAATTCTAAATGATAAAGTGCTGATTTTACTGGTTTTCGCTGCTGTTTTTGGATTTGGAGTTTTAATCACCTGGTTAAGCACCCATTTTGCTACACAACGTTTCTTAAACCTTAGAACAGACGATTTATACTAG
- the frr gene encoding ribosome recycling factor, whose amino-acid sequence MTEEIDFILESTEESMEGSIGHLEKEFLNIRAGKASPAMLGSVFVDYYGSSTALNQVAKISTPDARTITLQPFEKNMLQTIEKAIMIANLGFNPMNNGDIIIISVPPLTEDRRRELAKQAKAEAEDAKIGIRNARKEANTDIKKLEKEGTSEDICKSAEEEVQNLTNTYIKKIDELLAAKEAEIMKV is encoded by the coding sequence ATGACTGAAGAAATAGATTTTATATTAGAAAGTACCGAAGAATCAATGGAAGGTTCTATAGGACACCTTGAAAAAGAATTTCTAAATATTCGTGCCGGAAAAGCATCTCCTGCTATGCTAGGAAGTGTTTTTGTAGATTATTATGGTTCGTCAACAGCTCTTAATCAGGTTGCTAAAATCAGCACTCCGGATGCCAGAACCATTACATTGCAGCCTTTTGAAAAAAATATGCTGCAAACTATTGAAAAAGCCATTATGATTGCTAATCTTGGGTTCAACCCAATGAACAATGGCGATATCATTATCATTAGTGTTCCGCCTTTGACAGAAGACCGTCGTCGTGAACTGGCAAAACAAGCTAAAGCTGAAGCTGAAGACGCAAAAATTGGTATCCGAAATGCTCGAAAAGAAGCCAATACTGATATCAAAAAATTAGAGAAAGAAGGAACATCAGAAGACATTTGTAAAAGTGCCGAAGAAGAAGTTCAAAATCTTACCAATACTTATATCAAAAAAATTGACGAACTTCTTGCTGCTAAAGAAGCCGAAATAATGAAAGTATAA
- a CDS encoding DUF3098 domain-containing protein, with protein sequence MKDDKQEFLFDKINYKILLIGIGVIALGFILMSGGGSDDPKVYSDAIFNFRRIRLAPTTVLIGFGITIYAILKNPKKQ encoded by the coding sequence ATGAAAGACGACAAACAAGAATTCTTATTCGATAAAATCAATTATAAAATTCTATTAATCGGAATTGGAGTAATTGCACTTGGATTTATATTAATGTCCGGTGGCGGTAGTGATGACCCTAAGGTGTATAGCGATGCTATTTTTAACTTTAGAAGAATTCGTTTAGCTCCTACAACGGTTTTAATTGGTTTTGGAATTACAATTTATGCTATTTTAAAAAACCCTAAAAAACAGTAA
- a CDS encoding undecaprenyl-diphosphate phosphatase gives MDTLQAIVLAIIEGITEFLPVSSTGHMIIASSFYGIAQDDFTKLFTIVIQLGAILSVLVLYFKRFFQSFDFYFKLLVAFIPAVVFGLLFSKKIDALLENPLTVAISLLVGGIILLKVDDWFSHSTETEISYLRAFKIGLFQCLAMIPGVSRSGASIVGGMSQNLSRTSAAEFSFFLAVPTMLGATVKKCYDYYKDGYVLTEDQINILIIGNIVAFIVAMLAIKSFIGFLSKKGFKIFGYYRIAAGIILLIIHYFIHPLTII, from the coding sequence ATGGATACATTACAGGCTATTGTTTTGGCAATTATCGAAGGAATCACCGAATTTCTTCCGGTTTCTTCAACAGGACACATGATTATTGCTTCTTCTTTTTACGGAATTGCACAAGATGATTTTACCAAACTTTTCACTATAGTAATCCAATTGGGAGCCATTCTTTCAGTTTTGGTACTTTACTTCAAACGCTTTTTTCAGTCTTTTGATTTTTATTTCAAATTATTGGTCGCTTTTATTCCCGCGGTAGTTTTTGGTTTGCTTTTCAGCAAAAAAATAGATGCTTTATTAGAAAATCCGTTAACGGTAGCCATTTCGTTATTAGTGGGTGGCATCATTCTGCTAAAAGTAGATGACTGGTTTAGCCATTCAACCGAAACCGAAATCAGCTATTTAAGAGCTTTCAAAATCGGATTATTCCAATGTCTTGCCATGATTCCTGGAGTTTCCAGAAGTGGCGCTTCTATTGTAGGCGGAATGTCTCAAAACTTATCGAGAACCTCAGCAGCCGAATTCTCTTTTTTCCTGGCGGTACCCACTATGTTAGGTGCAACAGTAAAAAAATGCTACGATTATTACAAAGACGGTTATGTATTGACCGAAGACCAAATTAACATATTAATCATTGGGAACATTGTTGCTTTTATCGTGGCCATGTTAGCCATTAAATCATTCATTGGTTTTCTAAGCAAAAAAGGATTCAAAATCTTTGGTTATTACCGCATTGCAGCCGGAATTATTCTGCTGATTATCCATTATTTTATTCACCCATTGACTATTATCTAA
- a CDS encoding DUF5686 family protein: protein MKHFLLLFLFSISLQAQFHISGIVKESGSNKTLPFATISTNNGINSISDVDGKFEINSKTTIVSFTVSYIGYNKIKVEVQKNKLFFNLKLTPKTDRLNEIIISNENTALSIIKKTIVLKNNNDPQKRLSNFAFKNYNKLIVSANPDSISGQIDSVFVRKYKQGALYKIDSTNYKFKNTVSKRHLFQTEKVSQHQFSNNQLKETILGTKMAGLKQPLYEIIAFNLQSFSIYDPKYELFETKYNSPIADDAVKEYNYKLLDTVAINGRSSYMIYFKNKKKSKAKGLEGVLYIDQNNFAVSKAIMRIRGLLNISGTHEFEYLPEENIWFPVHKTFQIIKGHNDDDINIFGGTIQFDGDIEQDFKSRKKQPSDYIYLRSENHIFDIQKNKNTPIENPYFTVEINKNAFDKDESFWEQYRKDSIDIRFKKTYSELDSIAIKKKFANRLFFGKKIINGYLPIGFFDLDLRKIFSYNNYEGFRLGLGGVTNERLSKNFRVEGYYAYGTKDGIFKGSIGAAAKINQQANSWLGFSYTDDIREIASTSFSIEKKPYKIYDPRPINISTFYNYISWKSYFESKLIPKTESIWEIAQAEIQPKFNYAFNPKNQLYTHYTMTTAMVSLQWSPFSDFMQTPTGQIEIEKRFPKFSFQYTQSLGRVLNNDFDFSKFDFKTEYEKKYLNGQKTSLLFQAGYALGDVPLTHLYNTSPNNITKETIIQRITFGGKNSFETMFFNEFFSNKYSLFQIKHAFNRVTLFKKVKPSLVLVSRMAWGDLDNPEEHLGLNFKTLNRGYFESGIELNQIFNGLGLTTFFRYGPNQLAKFEDNIAIKLSYVLNLGF, encoded by the coding sequence ATGAAGCATTTTCTATTGTTATTCTTGTTCTCGATTTCGCTTCAGGCACAATTTCATATTAGCGGAATTGTAAAAGAATCCGGTTCTAACAAAACATTACCATTTGCTACAATAAGCACAAACAATGGCATTAACAGCATTAGCGATGTAGATGGGAAATTTGAAATCAACTCAAAAACTACCATTGTTTCCTTCACTGTTTCTTACATTGGTTACAACAAAATAAAAGTTGAAGTTCAAAAAAACAAGTTGTTTTTTAATTTGAAATTAACTCCAAAAACGGATCGTCTTAACGAAATTATCATCAGCAATGAAAATACAGCATTAAGCATCATCAAAAAAACCATTGTATTAAAAAACAATAATGATCCTCAAAAAAGACTTTCTAATTTTGCATTTAAAAACTACAATAAATTAATTGTTTCCGCCAATCCGGATTCTATTTCAGGACAAATAGATTCTGTCTTTGTTAGAAAATACAAACAAGGAGCCTTATACAAAATCGATTCTACAAATTACAAATTTAAAAATACGGTTAGCAAACGTCACTTATTCCAGACCGAAAAAGTATCCCAACATCAGTTTAGCAACAACCAACTAAAAGAAACTATTTTAGGCACAAAAATGGCCGGATTAAAACAGCCGTTGTACGAAATAATTGCTTTCAACCTCCAATCTTTTTCTATCTACGACCCGAAATACGAACTCTTTGAAACCAAATATAACAGCCCGATAGCTGACGATGCCGTCAAAGAATACAACTACAAATTACTGGATACCGTAGCCATTAATGGCAGGAGTTCCTATATGATTTACTTTAAGAACAAAAAGAAAAGCAAAGCCAAAGGTCTTGAAGGGGTTTTATATATTGACCAAAACAATTTTGCCGTTTCTAAAGCCATTATGCGTATAAGAGGCTTACTCAACATTAGCGGAACACATGAATTCGAATACTTACCCGAAGAAAATATCTGGTTTCCTGTTCATAAAACCTTTCAAATCATCAAAGGCCACAATGACGACGACATCAATATTTTCGGAGGTACCATTCAGTTTGACGGCGATATCGAACAAGATTTCAAGTCCCGAAAAAAACAGCCTTCGGATTATATTTATCTGCGCTCGGAAAACCATATTTTTGACATCCAAAAAAACAAAAATACTCCTATTGAAAACCCTTATTTTACTGTCGAAATTAACAAAAATGCTTTTGACAAAGACGAATCTTTTTGGGAACAGTATCGAAAGGACAGCATTGATATTCGCTTTAAAAAAACCTATAGCGAACTTGACAGTATTGCAATTAAGAAAAAATTTGCCAATAGGCTGTTTTTTGGAAAGAAAATCATCAACGGCTATTTGCCAATTGGTTTTTTCGATCTGGATTTACGAAAAATTTTCAGCTACAACAACTACGAAGGTTTCCGTTTGGGATTAGGCGGAGTTACTAACGAACGTTTATCTAAAAATTTCAGAGTTGAAGGTTATTATGCCTATGGGACAAAAGACGGTATTTTTAAAGGCAGCATAGGTGCTGCAGCAAAAATTAACCAACAAGCTAATTCCTGGCTTGGTTTTTCATACACCGACGATATTCGGGAAATTGCGAGTACTTCTTTTTCAATCGAAAAGAAACCTTATAAAATCTATGACCCCAGACCTATCAATATCAGCACTTTTTACAATTATATTAGTTGGAAAAGCTATTTTGAATCCAAACTAATTCCAAAAACAGAAAGCATTTGGGAAATTGCACAGGCCGAAATCCAACCCAAATTCAATTATGCTTTTAATCCAAAAAATCAATTATATACTCATTACACCATGACAACCGCTATGGTTTCACTCCAATGGAGTCCGTTTAGCGATTTTATGCAAACGCCAACAGGACAAATTGAGATTGAAAAACGCTTTCCAAAATTCAGTTTTCAATACACCCAATCCTTAGGAAGAGTATTAAACAATGACTTTGATTTTAGCAAATTTGACTTTAAAACTGAATATGAAAAGAAATATTTGAACGGTCAAAAAACCAGCTTACTCTTTCAGGCCGGATATGCCTTGGGCGATGTACCGCTAACGCATTTGTACAATACCTCTCCTAACAATATCACTAAAGAAACAATTATTCAAAGAATTACCTTTGGCGGAAAAAACAGTTTTGAAACCATGTTTTTTAACGAATTTTTCTCAAATAAGTACAGCTTATTTCAAATTAAACACGCTTTTAACAGAGTTACATTATTCAAAAAAGTAAAACCTTCGTTAGTTTTAGTTTCCCGAATGGCCTGGGGCGATTTAGACAATCCCGAAGAACACCTGGGACTTAATTTCAAAACCCTGAACAGAGGATACTTTGAATCAGGAATTGAACTCAATCAAATTTTTAATGGATTGGGATTGACTACTTTTTTCCGTTACGGCCCTAATCAACTAGCAAAATTTGAAGACAATATCGCCATCAAACTAAGTTATGTTTTGAATTTAGGGTTTTAG